The proteins below are encoded in one region of Neodiprion virginianus isolate iyNeoVirg1 chromosome 7, iyNeoVirg1.1, whole genome shotgun sequence:
- the LOC124308785 gene encoding cell wall protein TIR3-like, protein MKQVAALFFTFLVCSQLYAVSDAAPSDLFSSLTSAIKTAAATVANQTSTAVETAETAAATAANQTSDAASAVSSVDTDAASALASAASSAASEAESAASSAASAAESVASSVISSAESAASSLTSDSSSSCTDTLTCGEAAVSSAITDMESLATAMKSNYESIADFWTNLFA, encoded by the exons ATGAAGCAAGTCGCCGCCCTGTTTTTCACCTTTTTGGTGTGCTCCCAACTCTACGCTGTGAGCGATGCTGCTCCCT CTGACCTTTTCTCAAGCCTGACAAGTGCTATAAAAACCGCGGCTGCAACTGTGGCAAATCAGACCTCAACTGCGGTTGAAACCGCGGAAACCGCGGCTGCAACTGCGGCAAATCAGACTTCAGATGCAGCTTCGGCAGTGTCTTCTGTGGATACAGACGCAGCATCAGCATTAGCATCCGCGGCTTCGTCAGCAGCTTCAGAAGCAGAATCCGCGGCTTCCTCAGCAGCTTCAGCAGCAGAATCTGTGGCTTCTTCGGTGATTTCGAGTGCAGAATCTGCCGCCTCATCTTTGACCAGTGATTCATCATCATCGTGCACCGACACGCTGA CATGCGGCGAGGCAGCGGTTTCGTCGGCGATAACTGACATGGAATCACTTGCAACCGCCATGAAATCAAACTACGAATCAATTGCTGATTTCTGGACTAATTTATTTGCGtag
- the LOC124309255 gene encoding loricrin-like — MFRFALVAACATVIFAEPPPSYSSGGYSSGGLIDGGGGGYDYSSSSGGGGYDFGGGGGGGGHGSDVDFASYSSGGLGQGGGGSGHDSFSGGYSSGGYSSGDHGGGSGSLGSIGSSYSSGSYGGGSSSPHSIKTSYSSGGGGGGGHGVSSLGGYSSGDGGHSGSSFGGYFGGDSGSSFGSYSSSSAPSHGGFSGSKGHGAPSFVGGGYSVGGHSSSPGSFSSGGYKSGPSLGGSHGGSSYSLGGGGGYPASYASSPSVSYSSGGHGGGGYSSSGPGSRGYSSGGHGGGGYSSGGSGKIIFVKSGGGGGGGYSSGPSHSSGSSYSSGPSYSSGIFGGGGYKGKISSFDGGPSYSSYSGPSFGSSHGGFSGSSSLGGGYSVGGPAGYSSGYSSGGGHGSSFSGYA, encoded by the exons ATGTTTCGT TTTGCTCTAGTCGCAGCGTGCGCAACTGTCATCTTTGCCGAACCTCCGCCTA GTTACTCCAGCGGAGGATACTCAAGCGGAGGACTTATAGACGGAGGAGGTGGAGGCTATGACTACAGCAGCAGCTCGGGAGGAGGTGGTTACGACTTCGgcggcggaggaggaggaggcggtCATGGATCCGACGTTGATTTCGCCAGTTATTCCTCAGGGGGTCTAGGACAGGGTGGAGGAGGCAGCGGCCACGATAGCTTTTCAGGCGGCTACTCCTCCGGCGGCTATTCCTCCGGAGATCACGGAGGAGGCTCAGGATCTTTAGGCAGCATCGGAAGCTCATATTCCTCAGGAAGTTATGGAGGAGGTTCTAGCAGTCCGCACAGCATCAAGACCTCATACTCCTCCggaggtggtggtggtggtggtcaCGGGGTGTCGAGTCTGGGTGGCTACTCCTCGGGAGACGGCGGACACTCTGGATCCAGTTTTGGGGGATACTTCGGAGGAGATAGCGGCTCAAGCTTCGGTAGCTACTCGAGTAGCTCCGCTCCTAGCCACGGAGGATTCAGCGGAAGCAAGGGACACGGTGCACCGAGCTTCGTTGGAGGCGGTTACTCCGTTGGCGGACACTCTTCGAGCCCCGGTAGTTTCTCCTCCGGAGGATACAAAAGCGGACCGAGTCTAGGAGGAAGCCACGGCGGCAGCAGCTACAGTCTAGGCGGTGGTGGTGGATACCCAGCAAGCTATGCTTCCAGTCCCAGCGTAAGTTACTCCTCCGGGGGACACGGGGGAGGAGGATATTCCTCTAGCGGTCCAGGAAGTCGAGGATATTCTTCGGGCGGGCATGGAGGAGGTGGATATTCCTCCGGGGGAAGCGGGAAGATCATTTTCGTGAAATCGGGTggaggaggcggaggcggATACTCGAGTGGTCCGAGTCATTCGAGCGGCTCCAGCTATTCCAGCGGACCGAGCTACTCAAGCGGAATATTTGGGGGCGGCGGGTATAAAGGAAAGATCAGTAGTTTCGACGGCGGTCCATCGTATTCAAGTTATTCCGGTCCAAGCTTCGGTAGCAGCCACGGAGGATTCTCTGGAAGCTCCAGCCTCGGAGGTGGATACTCGGTCGGAGGACCTGCTGGATATTCCAGTGGTTATTCATCGGGCGGCGGACATGGCAGTTCATTCTCAGGATATGCTTGA
- the LOC124308784 gene encoding mucin-22-like isoform X3 has translation MKQATTLILTILVCFQFYMAIDAAPAPDLFSSLVSSLVSDTAAANSAAVSTAESGAETVLSLLTGGASSDSDTETTTTEAATTTTEAATTTTEAATTTTEAATTTTEAATTTTEAATTTTEAATTTTEAATTTTEAATTTTEAATTTTEAATTTTEAATTTTEAATTTTEAATTTTEAATTTTEAATTTTEAATTTTEAATTTTEAATTTTEAATTTTEAATTSTDEESDSASALEAAASSIASDASSAASSAVSTAESSASSAISAAESAASSLTDSSSSCSDVLTCLEATITSAVSDDESVASAAVEDTESIGSFFTNLFG, from the exons ATGAAGCAAGCCACCACTCTGATTCTCACCATTTTGGTGTGCTTTCAATTCTACATGGCAATCGATGCTGCACCGGCTC CTGACTTGTTTTCAAGCTTAGTGAGTTCATTGGTTTCTGATACGGCTGCCGCGAATTCAGCGGCGGTTTCGACCGCAGAAAGTGGCGCTGAAACCGTTTTGTCACTTTTAACGGGAGGGGCATCCTCGGATTCAGACACCGAAACCACAACCACCGAGGCGGCAACAACTACCACGGAGGCTGCAACAACGACCACCGAGGCGGCAACAACAACCACAGAGGCGGCAACAACAACCACAGAGGCGGCAACAACGACCACTGAGGCGGCAACAACAACCACAGAGGCGGCAACAACGACCACTGAGGCGGCAACAACAACCACAGAGGCGGCAACAACGACCACTGAGGCGGCAACAACAACCACGGAAGCGGCAACAACAACCACAGAGGCGGCAACAACGACTACTGAGGCGGCAACAACTACTACAGAGGCGGCAACAACAACCACGGAAGCGGCAACAACTACCACAGAGGCGGCAACAACGACCACTGAGGCGGCAACAACAACCACGGAAGCGGCAACAACAACCACAGAGGCGGCAACAACGACTACTGAGGCGGCAACAACTACTACAGAG GCGGCAACAACGAGCACAGATGAAGAATCCGATTCAGCTTCAGCATTAGAAGCCGCGGCTTCATCAATAGCATCGGATGCTTCTTCTGCGGCTTCATCAGCAGTCTCAACTGCAGAATCTTCGGCTTCATCGGCAATCTCAGCTGCAGAATCTGCTGCCTCATCCTTGACCGATTCATCATCGAGCTGCAGTGATGTCCTAA CGTGTCTCGAGGCAACGATTACGTCGGCGGTAAGTGACGACGAGTCAGTGGCATCCGCTGCTGTAGAAGACACGGAATCGATTGGtagttttttcacaaatttatttGGATAG
- the LOC124308784 gene encoding mucin-22-like isoform X1, which produces MKQATTLILTILVCFQFYMAIDAAPAPDLFSSLVSSLVSDTAAANSAAVSTAESGAETVLSLLTGGASSDSDTETTTTEAATTTTEAATTTTEAATTTTEAATTTTEAATTTTEAATTTTEAATTTTEAATTTTEAATTTTEAATTTTEAATTTTEAATTTTEAATTTTEAATTTTEAATTTTEAATTTTEAATTTTEAATTTTEAATTTTEAATTTTEAATTTTEAATTTTEAATTTTEAATTTTEAATTTTEAATTTTEAATTTTEAATTTTEAATTTTEAATTTTEAATTSTDEESDSASALEAAASSIASDASSAASSAVSTAESSASSAISAAESAASSLTDSSSSCSDVLTCLEATITSAVSDDESVASAAVEDTESIGSFFTNLFG; this is translated from the exons ATGAAGCAAGCCACCACTCTGATTCTCACCATTTTGGTGTGCTTTCAATTCTACATGGCAATCGATGCTGCACCGGCTC CTGACTTGTTTTCAAGCTTAGTGAGTTCATTGGTTTCTGATACGGCTGCCGCGAATTCAGCGGCGGTTTCGACCGCAGAAAGTGGCGCTGAAACCGTTTTGTCACTTTTAACGGGAGGGGCATCCTCGGATTCAGACACCGAAACCACAACCACCGAGGCGGCAACAACTACCACGGAGGCTGCAACAACGACCACCGAGGCGGCAACAACAACCACAGAGGCGGCAACAACAACCACAGAGGCGGCAACAACGACCACTGAGGCGGCAACAACAACCACAGAGGCGGCAACAACGACCACTGAGGCGGCAACAACAACCACAGAGGCGGCAACAACGACCACTGAGGCGGCAACAACAACCACGGAAGCGGCAACAACAACCACAGAGGCGGCAACAACGACTACTGAGGCGGCAACAACTACTACAGAGGCGGCAACAACAACCACGGAAGCGGCAACAACTACCACAGAGGCGGCAACAACGACCACTGAGGCGGCAACAACAACCACGGAAGCGGCAACAACAACCACAGAGGCGGCAACAACGACTACTGAGGCGGCAACAACTACTACAGAGGCGGCAACAACAACCACGGAAGCGGCAACAACTACCACAGAGGCGGCAACAACGACCACTGAGGCGGCAACAACAACCACGGAAGCGGCAACAACAACCACAGAGGCGGCAACAACGACTACTGAGGCGGCAACAACTACTACAGAGGCGGCAACAACAACCACGGAAGCGGCAACAACAACCACAGAGGCGGCAACAACGACTACTGAGGCGGCAACAACGAGCACAGATGAAGAATCCGATTCAGCTTCAGCATTAGAAGCCGCGGCTTCATCAATAGCATCGGATGCTTCTTCTGCGGCTTCATCAGCAGTCTCAACTGCAGAATCTTCGGCTTCATCGGCAATCTCAGCTGCAGAATCTGCTGCCTCATCCTTGACCGATTCATCATCGAGCTGCAGTGATGTCCTAA CGTGTCTCGAGGCAACGATTACGTCGGCGGTAAGTGACGACGAGTCAGTGGCATCCGCTGCTGTAGAAGACACGGAATCGATTGGtagttttttcacaaatttatttGGATAG
- the LOC124308784 gene encoding mucin-22-like isoform X2: protein MKQATTLILTILVCFQFYMAIDAAPAPDLFSSLVSSLVSDTAAANSAAVSTAESGAETVLSLLTGGASSDSDTETTTTEAATTTTEAATTTTEAATTTTEAATTTTEAATTTTEAATTTTEAATTTTEAATTTTEAATTTTEAATTTTEAATTTTEAATTTTEAATTTTEAATTTTEAATTTTEAATTTTEAATTTTEAATTTTEAATTTTEAATTTTEAATTTTEAATTTTEAATTTTEAATTTTEAATTTTEAATTTTEAATTTTEAATTTTEAATTSTDEESDSASALEAAASSIASDASSAASSAVSTAESSASSAISAAESAASSLTDSSSSCSDVLTCLEATITSAVSDDESVASAAVEDTESIGSFFTNLFG from the exons ATGAAGCAAGCCACCACTCTGATTCTCACCATTTTGGTGTGCTTTCAATTCTACATGGCAATCGATGCTGCACCGGCTC CTGACTTGTTTTCAAGCTTAGTGAGTTCATTGGTTTCTGATACGGCTGCCGCGAATTCAGCGGCGGTTTCGACCGCAGAAAGTGGCGCTGAAACCGTTTTGTCACTTTTAACGGGAGGGGCATCCTCGGATTCAGACACCGAAACCACAACCACCGAGGCGGCAACAACTACCACGGAGGCTGCAACAACGACCACCGAGGCGGCAACAACAACCACAGAGGCGGCAACAACAACCACAGAGGCGGCAACAACGACCACTGAGGCGGCAACAACAACCACAGAGGCGGCAACAACGACCACTGAGGCGGCAACAACAACCACAGAGGCGGCAACAACGACCACTGAGGCGGCAACAACAACCACGGAAGCGGCAACAACAACCACAGAGGCGGCAACAACGACTACTGAGGCGGCAACAACTACTACAGAGGCGGCAACAACAACCACGGAAGCGGCAACAACTACCACAGAGGCGGCAACAACGACCACTGAGGCGGCAACAACAACCACGGAAGCGGCAACAACAACCACAGAGGCGGCAACAACGACTACTGAGGCGGCAACAACTACTACAGAG GCGGCAACAACGACCACTGAGGCGGCAACAACAACCACGGAAGCGGCAACAACAACCACAGAGGCGGCAACAACGACTACTGAGGCGGCAACAACTACTACAGAGGCGGCAACAACAACCACGGAAGCGGCAACAACAACCACAGAGGCGGCAACAACGACTACTGAGGCGGCAACAACGAGCACAGATGAAGAATCCGATTCAGCTTCAGCATTAGAAGCCGCGGCTTCATCAATAGCATCGGATGCTTCTTCTGCGGCTTCATCAGCAGTCTCAACTGCAGAATCTTCGGCTTCATCGGCAATCTCAGCTGCAGAATCTGCTGCCTCATCCTTGACCGATTCATCATCGAGCTGCAGTGATGTCCTAA CGTGTCTCGAGGCAACGATTACGTCGGCGGTAAGTGACGACGAGTCAGTGGCATCCGCTGCTGTAGAAGACACGGAATCGATTGGtagttttttcacaaatttatttGGATAG